One genomic region from Strix uralensis isolate ZFMK-TIS-50842 chromosome 19, bStrUra1, whole genome shotgun sequence encodes:
- the LOC141951946 gene encoding sterile alpha motif domain-containing protein 9-like: protein MDYRTLPVNKWDENHVQCWLESTGIKKEYVEKLHAEEVTGPALMELDDTFLRGIGMKGGQIHMLIRKRNELLQLQENAQQAKHSSTNTSGRTDAQADPVRPRNAPAQKTSSGDSCDPADKTSRDTPASTSGKRQRRSNNSQLKNTNEVLELSNCRPFRSQNTDFKYVKDKVLAPESGVNGLITPCHEYKSFATAAELNKNQLQSKFACEVIRFASACMNIRTNGTIHFGIMDSVEDRGWKHGQIAGIKVKEREYYVDALDYIEKCFCESVQEIARKCIHPPVFVEVISKDSQEQKFVVEVDIEPTSSLVKDRLFEVYLPKYNEDSQKVTLTKDRALYQRLGAKSEPVKHNNLTTFIQGLRDRDIQREKAELSSTEAHTEIHQNLGRKLSILLNDGKSYMDDSLRYILVTNRCEKDNLNCINFLMHLNIFCVFDFDEDSNVSGLYSKYKEHHATRSYFLQDFSNESKTGNPPSQKHLCLFDQTSWIFCNGRSDFLGDEKPCDENTWIRMKKKYLKKAITRICDEILPKRSFIVLFLLLSPVQKQLVDTFQEFYTEMNGTEYIVCISESRENYGKWANLAQASCSIETLEQCSIVGMKLSHVDATIQTMLPSTAQPRHLPVSTRGLCTLPSLEEEKLFSLEILCVDQCDDIKLDLLTEKEIQEIEQNFYRGRKIIWENFWLADKRRCGEIIEREACKDASKLLDDILRGSELKYSVAKLKIFHHPGSGGSTIARQVLWKRRKDLRCAVIKTSYSPATVCEHALAFRDYEEKEISHCLPVLLLIEDYDEDYLEELKYELTDAVATRKINSPRPYFILMCCRRSNDPERLCKASPLDTVAVTHKLMDSEKSLFRTKLEKLKQKDVKPEFILTFVLMCEEFNEAYVRDFVGHILQDIDYSSRDTCLMRYVALLNFYVPNSYVSLSHCEAFLGLGVYTERQSRAYDFKSHLSEQARMIFIELRESTTYISSVRIIHCLVAKEILHQLSGNEPQSQLAMTLLQEKMLFENRFGREEFIKFIRDLFIRRDKRSRGDNTDTLFSPFIEHVCKAEDCEKAIAVLKAAYELLGKDPFFAQQLARLNYNNEKFKDAEYWAGVAKFHLPNDSYILDTEGQVYRKWFSFTVDKMTQEDTPESIIQKIEMALKAMKCFRAAQQAAKAERDSMNNAGYFGEVEVGCRLLKFLSTVHVFSRSPEGEHSELVKYLITDYIPKDIEKPWGRLHSRLKGLRQNLYNALEWISEDLSYFQTDKNQEKDEEDEKEEQIHNPRKWLKRQTDVYAKFFISTSLIEDSNSGPESQLMRRMNIYKSGGGSVTTILSFLTDKKENRSAEKLEKILSFYTENPVRDRLEDNDLINYILCHITLACLAPGSARLLPLQTLRELSVRFFKAKRPFPASAHFLLTLLYWPDEALDREPHPDKDEILNSALQTLKRLYDIKMKDVPTRKKRIYTHFFLGKGYGLSKIVHKTKIDKLISGSLDERRMKWLHGTVWNIAKIRDVLKRVSGWTTDRNLFIRGHTKAFPILPLHRDSVPPGNENVTFYLGFSFNGLVAFNIEVENNP, encoded by the exons ATGG ATTACAGAACATTACCCGTGAATAAATGGGATGAGAACCATGTCCAGTGTTGGCTAGAATCTACAGGAATCAAGAAGGAGTATGTAGAAAAACTACACGCAGAAGAAGTGACAGGTCCAGCGCTAATGGAACTGGATGACACTTTCCTCAGAGGCATAGGTATGAAGGGAGGCCAAATCCACATGTTAATCCGCAAGAGAAACGAACTTCTGCAGCTACAGGAAAATGCCCAGCAAGCCAAGCATTCCAGCACCAACACATCTGGCAGAACTGATGCACAAGCAGATCCAGTAAGACCCAGAAATGCCCCCGCCCAAAAAACTTCAAGCGGAGACAGCTGTGATCCAGCAGATAAAACTAGCAGAGACACCCCAGCTTCTACTTCTGGCAAGAGGCAAAGGAGAAGTAACAACTCCCAACTTAAAAATACCAATGAAGTTTTAGAGCTCAGCAACTGTCGACCATTTCGAAGTCAGAATACCGATTTTAAGTATGTGAAAGACAAAGTTCTTGCTCCAGAATCAGGAGTCAATGGTTTAATCACTCCTTGCCATGAATACAAATCATTTGCCACGGCTGCAGAACTGAACAAAAATCAACTGCAATCAAAATTTGCCTGCGAAGTGATACGATTTGCTTCAGCCTGCATGAACATTAGGACAAACGGCACCATACATTTTGGCATCATGGACAGCGTAGAGGATAGGGGTTGGAAACACGGACAGATCGCTGGCATAAAGGTTAAAGAGCGAGAATACTATGTTGATGCATTAGATtatatagaaaaatgtttttgcgAAAGTGTACAAGAAATTGCAAGGAAATGTATTCACCCACCTGTTTTTGTTGAAGTGATTTCGAAAGACTCTCAGGAACAAAAATTTGTGGTGGAGGTTGACATTGAACCAACGTCCAGTTTAGTAAAGGACAGACTTTTTGAAGTGTATTTGCCAAAATACAATGAAGACAGCCAGAAGGTGACCCTGACCAAAGATAGAGCTCTCTATCAGAGACTAGGAGCAAAGTCTGAACCTGTAAAGCACAACAATCTAACTACTTTTATTCAGGGATTACGAGACAGGGatattcaaagagaaaaagctgaGCTCTCCAGCACAGaagcacacacagaaatacatcaAAATTTAGGAAGAAAGCTATCGATTCTACTAAATGATGGCAAAAGCTATATGGATGATTCCCTACGGTACATCCTTGTCACAAACAGATGCGAAAAGGATAATCTGAACTGTATCAACTTTTTAATGCACTTGAACATTTTCTGTGTCTTTGACTTTGATGAAGATTCTAATGTGTCAGGGCTGTACAGCAAGTACAAAGAACACCATGCAACAAGGTCTTATTTTTTACAGGATTTTTCCAATGAAAGCAAGACTGGCAACCCTCCCTCTCAGAAACATTTGTGCCTGTTTGATCAGACCAGCTGGATATTCTGCAATGGGCGCAGTGACTTCCTCGGGGATGAAAAACCTTGTGATGAAAATACATGGATTAGAATGAAAAAGAAGTACCTTAAGAAAGCAATTACTCGTATCTGTGACGAAATCCTGCCAAAGCGGTCTTTCATTGTGCTTTTCCTATTGCTATCACCAGTGCAGAAACAACTTGTGGACACTTTTCAGGAATTCTATACAGAGATGAACGGCACTGAGTACATCGTTTGCATTTCAGAGTCCAGAGAAAATTATGGGAAGTGGGCTAATCTAGCTCAGGCATCCTGCAGCATCGAGACACTAGAACAATGCAGTATTGTGGGTATGAAACTAAGTCACGTAGATGCCACCATTCAAACCATGCTGCCTTCTACAGCACAACCCAGGCACCTGCCAGTTTCCACGAGAGGGCTATGTACACTTCCCTCGCTGGAAGAAGAGAAACTGTTTTCCCTAGAAATCCTTTGTGTTGACCAGTGTGATGATATCAAATTAGATcttttgactgaaaaagaaatacaagaaatagaACAAAATTTCTACCGAGGGAGGAAAATCATCTGGGAAAACTTCTGGCTTGCTGATAAAAGACGCTGCGGGGAAATCATTGAACGCGAAGCATGTAAGGACGCTAGCAAACTCCTAGATGACATTTTACGAGGAAGTGAACTCAAATATTCTGTGGCTAAACTAAAGATATTTCACCATCCTGGAAGTGGTGGAAGCACAATAGCACGGCAAGTTctatggaaaagaagaaaggacttAAGATGTGCTGTTATCAAAACCTCGTATTCACCCGCAACTGTCTGTGAGCACGCACTTGCATTTAGAGattatgaagaaaaagaaatcagtcattgtcttcctgtgctgctcctgatTGAAGATTACGATGAAGACTATTTAGAAGAACTAAAGTATGAGTTAACGGATGCTGTAGCAACTAGGAAAATTAATTCCCCCAGACCTTACTTCATCCTCATGTGCTGTAGACGATCCAATGACCCCGAAAGGCTTTGCAAGGCTTCGCCACTGGACACAGTTGCTGTCACTCACAAGCTGATGGACTCCGAGAAAAGTCTGTTCAGAACTAAACttgaaaaactgaagcagaaagatgTCAAGCCAGAATTCATACTTACATTTGTCCTGATGTGTGAGGAGTTCAATGAAGCATACGTGAGAGACTTTGTAGGGCACATACTGCAAGACATAGATTATTCGTCTCGCGATACATGCTTGATGCGTTATGTGGCTTTGCTTAATTTTTATGTACCTAATTCATATGTTTCATTGTCACACTGTGAGGCTTTTCTGGGACTGGGGGTATATACAGAAAGGCAATCAAGAGCATATGATTTCAAAAGTCACCTGAGTGAACAAGCAAGAATGATTTTCATTGAGCTAAGGGAAAGTACCACCTACATTTCATCTGTTCGGATAATACACTGTCTGGTTGCAAAAGAAATTCTGCATCAGCTTTCAGGGAATGAACCTCAGAGTCAACTTGCAATGACACTTCTTCAGGAAAAGATGCTCTTTGAAAACAGATTTGGACGAGAGGAATTCATAAAGTTCATCAGAGATCTGTTTATTCGACGCGATAAAAGAAGCAGGGGTGACAATACTGACACTCTTTTCTCCCCCTTCATTGAACATGTCTGCAAAGCTGAAGACTGTGAAAAAGCTATAGCTGTTTTAAAAGCTGCATATGAACTCCTTGGAAAAGATCCTTTTTTTGCCCAGCAGCTTGCCAGACTGAATTACAACAATGAAAAATTCAAAGATGCAGAATACTGGGCAGGGGTTGCAAAATTTCATTTGCCAAATGATTCTTATATTTTAGATACAGAAGGTCAAGTCTACAGGAAATGGTTTAGTTTCACTGTGGATAAAATGACACAGGAGGACACTCCTGAAAGCATCATTCAGAAGATAGAGATGGCTCTTAAAGCCATGAAATGCTTCAGGGCAGCACAACAGGCTGCAAAAGCAGAACGTGACAGTATGAATAACGCTGGCTATTTTGGAGAGGTAGAAGTAGGATGTCGTCTTCTTAAATTTTTATCCACAGTCCATGTATTTAGCAGAAGTCCAGAGGGGGAACATTCTGAGCTTGTGAAATACCTGATCACAGATTACATTCCTAAAGACATTGAAAAACCATGGGGAAGGCTTCACTCCCGCTTAAAAGGCTTACGCCAGAACCTGTACAATGCTCTGGAATGGATTTCAGAAGACCTAAGTTATTTCCAAACAGATAAAAACCAGGAGAAGGACgaggaagatgaaaaggaagaacaaattcATAATCCCAGAAAATGGCTAAAAAGACAGACTGATGTATATGCTAAATTCTTCATCTCAACATCACTTATTGAGGACAGCAACAGTGGCCCCGAGAGCCAGCTGATGAGACGCATGAATATTTATAAGAGTGGTGGAGGTAGCGTCACTACTATCCTGTCATTCTTAACAGATAAGAAAGAGAACAGGTCAGCTGAAAAGCTAGAAAAGATCCTTAGTTTCTATACAGAAAACCCAGTAAGGGACAGGCTGGAGGACAACGATCTGATCAATTATATTTTGTGCCACATCACATTAGCATGCTTAGCACCAGGATCAGCCAGACTTCTTCCACTGCAAACTCTCCGTGAGCTCAGCGTAAGGTTCTTTAAAGCAAAAAGACCATTTCCAGCAAGCGCCCATTTTTTGCTCACCTTGCTCTACTGGCCAGATGAGGCATTAGACAGAGAGCCTCATCCAGATAAAGATGAAATTCTAAACTCAGCCCTTCAAACCCTGAAGCGTTTATATGACATCAAGATGAAAGATGTTCctaccagaaagaaaagaatctaCACCCACTTTTTTCTGGGAAAGGGTTATGGCTTAAGTAAGATTGTGCACAAAACTAAAATTGATAAATTAATTAGCGGGTCCTTAGATGAGAGGAGAATGAAGTGGCTACATGGAACTGTATGGAATATTGCCAAGATTCGTGACGTTCTCAAGAGAGTTTCTGGCTGGACCACAGACAGAAATTTATTTATACGTGGTCACACAAAGGCGTTTCCTATCTTGCCACTCCATCGTGATTCAGTGCCCCCCGGAAATGAAAACGTGACCTTTTATTTAGGTTTTTCATTTAATGGTCTTGTTGCTTTCAATATTGAGGTTGAAAATAATCCTTAA